Genomic DNA from Cytobacillus sp. IB215665:
GAATAACATAGGAAGAAAATGATCGATTTTTTTAAATACTAATTAAAAAAAGGGAATATCTCAATTTTTGAGACATTCCCTTTGAATATTCAGAGTACAACTTACTTTCAATAAAACAATATCAACACTAAAATACCATTCGAGCTTCGGTGTCTGTAGAGAATAGGCATGTTTAATTAGGTTCTTAAATGCATATAAAAAAACTGGTTAGCACTCTGATACTAACCAGTTTATCCATTCAAGCATCCAATACTATACTAATAAAGTACAACGCTAGGTCACGATTGAGTTGTATAAGTCACGACTAAGTTGTAATATGACAACTCTTTTCTAAAATTTAATCAATCCTACTCAACAGTTACTGATTTGGCAAGGTTTCTAGGTTTGTCAACGTCGCAGTCGCGGTGTAGGGCTGCGTAATAAGAAATAAGTTGTAAAGGAATGACTGATACGAGTGGTGTGAGTAGCTCATGAACAGTAGGGATGACAAAACGATCATCATCACTCTCCAAACCTTTCATAGTGATAATACAAGGATTAGCACCACGTGCAACGACTTCTTTTACGTTTCCTCTAATACTTAAGTTGACATGGTCTTGTGTGGCAAGTGCAATGACAGGAGTACCGTCTTCAATAAGGGCAATTGTTCCATGCTTTAACTCTCCGCCAGCAAAGCCTTCTGCTTGGATGTATGAGATTTCTTTTAACTTAAGTGCACCTTCAAGTCCTACATAATAGTCTATTGAACGACCGATAAAGAAGCAGTTTCTCGTTGTTGACAAGTACTCACGTGCAATTTGTTCAAATTCTTCTTTTTCATTACATAGCACTTCCATTGCATTTGCAGCCATTCCAAGCTCTGTCACAAGGTCAAAATCTAAGCGTTCACCTTTTCGTTCAGCTGTTACTGCAGCTAATATCGCCAGTACAGCGATTTGGGCAGTATATGCTTTTGTTGATGCAACTGCTATTTCAGGTCCAGCATGTAGCAATAAGGTGTAATCCGCTTCACGTGATAGTGTAGAACCCGGTACATTTGTAATCGTTAAGGCTTTATGACCAAGTTCTTTCACTTGGACAAGGACAGCTCGACTATCGGCTGTTTCACCACTTTGAGATATAAAAATAAACAGTGGTTTTTTCGATAACAGTGGCATATTGTAAGAAAATTCACTTGCTACGTGTACCTCAACTGGTACTTTAGCCATTCTTTCAATAAATTGTTTTCCGACTAAACCGGCATGATAACTCGTTCCACAAGCTA
This window encodes:
- the glmS gene encoding glutamine--fructose-6-phosphate transaminase (isomerizing), which codes for MCGIVGYIGQQDVKEILLKGLEKLEYRGYDSAGIAVVNESGVHVFKEKGRIATLRENVDSHVDSSMGIGHTRWATHGVPSKTNAHPHQSACGRFTLVHNGVIENYLLLKNAYLQNITLQSETDTEVIVQMIEQFVVEGLSVEEAFRKTMSELKGSYAITMIDAENDETIYVAKNKSPLLVGVGDNFNVVASDAMAMLQVTDQFIELMDKEIVIVTAQQMVIKNLQGVVKEREPFTAELDASDIEKGTYPHYMLKEIDEQPLVVRKIIQQYQDDRGKLAIDHHISEALDEADRIYIVACGTSYHAGLVGKQFIERMAKVPVEVHVASEFSYNMPLLSKKPLFIFISQSGETADSRAVLVQVKELGHKALTITNVPGSTLSREADYTLLLHAGPEIAVASTKAYTAQIAVLAILAAVTAERKGERLDFDLVTELGMAANAMEVLCNEKEEFEQIAREYLSTTRNCFFIGRSIDYYVGLEGALKLKEISYIQAEGFAGGELKHGTIALIEDGTPVIALATQDHVNLSIRGNVKEVVARGANPCIITMKGLESDDDRFVIPTVHELLTPLVSVIPLQLISYYAALHRDCDVDKPRNLAKSVTVE